One Lujinxingia sediminis DNA segment encodes these proteins:
- a CDS encoding DUF302 domain-containing protein: MSSFGNPDYGITATLKGVSFTDAIERTEAALKEEGFGVLTRIDIKDTLRKKLDVEHKNYVILGACNPPLAHQALQAEAPIGLLLPCNVVVTEDDEGNAIVSALDPVKMFSLVERDDVQPVATEVKARMERVIGALQVD; the protein is encoded by the coding sequence ATGAGCAGCTTTGGAAACCCCGACTACGGCATCACCGCGACCCTCAAAGGCGTGAGCTTTACCGACGCCATCGAGCGCACCGAGGCGGCCCTCAAAGAGGAGGGCTTCGGCGTGCTGACGCGCATCGACATCAAAGACACGCTGCGCAAAAAGCTCGACGTCGAGCATAAAAACTATGTGATTCTCGGGGCCTGCAACCCGCCGCTGGCCCACCAGGCGTTGCAGGCCGAGGCCCCTATCGGGCTCTTGCTGCCCTGCAACGTGGTGGTGACCGAGGATGATGAGGGCAACGCCATCGTCTCGGCGCTCGACCCGGTGAAGATGTTCTCGCTGGTTGAGCGCGACGATGTGCAGCCTGTTGCTACGGAGGTCAAAGCGCGGATGGAGCGGGTGATCGGGGCATTGCAGGTTGACTGA
- a CDS encoding heavy metal translocating P-type ATPase — MPHDHHAKHDAHDKHAGHSVSMFRDTFWLSLLLTLPVVFWSEHIQHLLGYTAPSFPGSSWIEPVLGTVVFFYGGRVFLKSAWGELKSKLPGMMTLISLAITVAFVFSVAVELGFDASPLWWELATLVTIMLLGHWIEMRSIASAEGALKELAKLLPDKAMRIVEGEREEVSVDQLSPGDLVLVRPGERMPVDGAVAEGESSVNEAMITGESEPVSKRKGDEVIAGTVNGEGSLRVKVAQTGEDTKLSGIMRLVAEAQDSKSRSQVLADRAARWLTAVAIGAALITLVVWLLVGASITFTVVRVVTVLVIACPHALGLAVPLVVAISTSMGASSGLLVRDRRGLEEARNLNAVIFDKTGTLTLGEFRVVSMRVAEGLSEDEALRIAASVEAESEHPIARGIVESARERGLEVPDARDFRNITGKGVVATVDGQEYRMGGPRMVEGLEMPDALREAAAEAGENARTAIYLIDGERAVALFAVADAIREESFEAVKALHDRGIEVAMLTGDSRAVADAVARELGIDRVFAQVLPEDKADKVKELQSQGKTVAMVGDGVNDAPALATADVGVAIGAGTDVAVEAGHIVLVRSDPRDIPRIVALSKATRRKMVQNLWWAAGYNIVALPLAAGAAYAWGILLSPAVGAVLMSASTIIVALNAQLLRRVNLEG, encoded by the coding sequence ATGCCCCACGACCACCACGCCAAACACGACGCTCACGACAAACACGCCGGCCACAGCGTCTCCATGTTTCGCGACACGTTCTGGCTGAGTCTTCTGCTCACGCTGCCGGTGGTCTTCTGGTCGGAGCATATCCAGCATCTGCTGGGCTACACCGCGCCGAGCTTTCCGGGTTCGTCGTGGATCGAGCCGGTGCTGGGCACGGTGGTCTTCTTCTATGGCGGGAGGGTCTTTTTGAAGAGCGCCTGGGGAGAATTGAAATCAAAACTCCCGGGCATGATGACCCTGATTTCGCTGGCGATCACCGTGGCGTTTGTCTTCAGCGTGGCGGTCGAGCTGGGCTTCGACGCCTCGCCACTGTGGTGGGAGTTGGCCACGCTGGTCACGATCATGCTGCTCGGCCACTGGATCGAGATGCGCTCGATCGCCAGCGCGGAAGGCGCGCTCAAGGAGCTCGCAAAGCTCCTGCCCGACAAGGCCATGCGCATCGTCGAGGGGGAGCGCGAGGAGGTCAGCGTCGACCAGCTCTCCCCAGGCGACCTGGTGCTGGTGCGTCCCGGGGAACGGATGCCCGTCGACGGTGCGGTCGCCGAGGGCGAAAGCAGTGTGAATGAGGCGATGATCACCGGGGAGTCGGAGCCGGTGAGCAAGCGCAAGGGCGACGAGGTGATCGCGGGCACCGTCAATGGCGAGGGCTCGCTGCGCGTGAAGGTCGCGCAGACGGGCGAGGACACCAAACTCTCAGGGATCATGCGCCTTGTGGCCGAAGCGCAGGACTCCAAATCGCGCTCTCAGGTGCTGGCCGACCGCGCCGCGCGCTGGCTCACCGCGGTGGCCATTGGCGCGGCGCTCATCACGCTGGTCGTATGGCTGCTGGTGGGGGCCTCCATCACCTTCACCGTCGTGCGGGTGGTGACCGTGCTGGTCATCGCCTGCCCCCACGCCCTGGGGCTTGCGGTGCCCCTGGTCGTGGCCATCTCCACGTCGATGGGCGCGAGCTCCGGGCTGCTGGTGCGGGATCGACGAGGGCTGGAGGAAGCCCGAAACCTGAACGCGGTGATTTTTGATAAGACGGGGACACTCACCCTGGGGGAGTTTCGCGTCGTCTCGATGCGTGTCGCCGAGGGACTCAGCGAGGACGAGGCGCTGCGCATCGCGGCGAGTGTGGAGGCGGAGTCGGAACACCCGATCGCACGCGGGATTGTGGAGAGCGCGCGGGAGCGAGGTCTGGAGGTTCCAGACGCCCGGGACTTTCGGAACATCACGGGCAAAGGCGTCGTGGCCACCGTCGATGGTCAGGAGTACCGCATGGGCGGGCCGAGGATGGTCGAGGGCCTGGAGATGCCCGACGCGCTGCGCGAAGCGGCCGCCGAGGCCGGAGAGAACGCCCGGACGGCGATCTATCTCATCGATGGCGAGCGGGCGGTGGCGCTCTTTGCCGTCGCCGACGCGATTCGCGAAGAGAGCTTCGAGGCGGTAAAGGCGCTCCACGACCGAGGCATCGAGGTGGCCATGCTCACCGGCGACTCCCGGGCGGTGGCCGACGCGGTGGCCCGGGAGCTGGGTATCGACCGGGTCTTTGCCCAGGTCCTGCCCGAGGACAAAGCCGACAAGGTCAAAGAGCTCCAGAGCCAGGGCAAAACGGTCGCGATGGTCGGCGACGGCGTCAACGACGCCCCGGCGCTTGCCACCGCCGACGTGGGCGTAGCCATTGGCGCGGGCACCGACGTGGCCGTGGAAGCAGGCCACATCGTGCTGGTGCGCTCCGACCCCCGCGACATCCCGCGGATTGTGGCGTTGTCGAAGGCGACGCGGCGAAAGATGGTGCAGAACCTGTGGTGGGCGGCGGGCTATAATATTGTGGCACTCCCCCTGGCGGCGGGCGCGGCCTACGCATGGGGGATTCTGCTCTCGCCGGCGGTGGGGGCGGTGCTGATGTCCGCCAGCACGATCATCGTGGCGTTGAACGCCCAGTTGTTGCGACGCGTGAATCTGGAGGGGTGA
- a CDS encoding sigma-54-dependent transcriptional regulator: MYIYLRSALARLNQAQSFEAGADALLDALQGGFERAHPGRDAALHQSAVHLRTDQSYVSLVTRNASPSTTPTCEGARSAELWNWTRRFGRSFIVDTRLHRLRLTDDTTEGGWLDLGGESSPLPLTASVVRFLEQEATHLLVIPLCTSQSALAGMITLEFCAPTYTGEFFPPQAGIEALESYVELLAHALLHLPVKVPGPTETLRDDPLLPVVGRAMAPRVNLLKAFAHHDECLLIAGPTGCGKSRIARWCHSQSRHGDGPFEVLDLLTVPEAMQMAHLVGWRRGAFSGATSHVDGAVTRARGGTLFIDEIDKLSLETQAGLLHLLEERSFQVLGESGGRRQAEVRFIVGTNADLQHEVSEGRFREDLYYRINVLPVELPPLAERSDEIAAWAAFMLRRCANDAGAGAWSFTPEALRTLEAQRWPGNLRELDNVVRRAFIIARSRPEPEGAHTIPPGVVERALSLGGRPERTSISAPLEQAARAFIHLALRARERGMPAGGLDLDLSEAFSAYIIEQAVAWTDDKAEAFCLLGCANLVEHKNHHRRYRRAQEAVAALLRAESDILQEPPR, from the coding sequence ATGTACATCTATCTGCGCAGCGCGCTCGCCAGGCTGAATCAGGCCCAGTCCTTTGAAGCCGGTGCCGACGCGCTGCTCGACGCGCTCCAGGGGGGCTTTGAACGTGCACATCCCGGGCGCGACGCTGCGCTTCATCAAAGCGCGGTGCATCTGCGCACCGACCAGAGCTATGTGAGCCTGGTCACCCGAAACGCCTCGCCATCTACGACGCCCACCTGCGAAGGAGCCCGCTCCGCGGAGCTCTGGAACTGGACCCGGCGCTTCGGCCGCTCCTTCATCGTCGACACGCGCCTCCATCGCCTCCGGCTCACCGATGACACCACCGAGGGCGGCTGGCTCGACCTGGGTGGGGAGTCCTCACCACTTCCCCTGACCGCCAGCGTGGTGCGCTTTCTGGAGCAGGAAGCCACCCACCTGCTCGTCATTCCCCTGTGCACTTCGCAGAGCGCACTGGCGGGCATGATCACCCTGGAGTTCTGTGCCCCGACCTACACCGGCGAGTTCTTCCCGCCGCAGGCCGGCATCGAGGCGCTGGAGAGCTACGTCGAGCTGCTCGCCCACGCCCTCTTGCACCTTCCCGTCAAGGTCCCCGGACCGACTGAGACGCTGAGAGACGATCCTCTGCTGCCGGTGGTCGGCCGAGCGATGGCCCCCCGCGTCAACCTCCTGAAAGCGTTTGCCCATCACGACGAATGCCTGCTCATCGCCGGCCCCACCGGCTGCGGCAAGTCGCGCATCGCGCGCTGGTGTCACAGTCAATCGCGCCACGGTGACGGGCCCTTCGAGGTGCTCGACCTGCTCACCGTCCCCGAAGCGATGCAGATGGCGCATCTTGTGGGCTGGCGCCGCGGGGCATTCTCCGGGGCCACCTCCCACGTCGATGGGGCGGTGACCCGCGCCCGGGGCGGCACCCTTTTTATCGATGAGATCGACAAACTCTCCCTGGAAACCCAGGCCGGACTTCTGCACCTGCTTGAAGAGCGCAGCTTTCAGGTGCTTGGAGAGAGCGGTGGTCGCCGCCAGGCCGAGGTGCGTTTTATCGTCGGCACCAACGCCGATCTGCAGCACGAGGTCAGCGAGGGACGCTTTCGCGAAGATCTCTACTACCGCATCAACGTGCTCCCGGTGGAGCTTCCTCCCCTGGCGGAGCGCAGCGATGAGATCGCCGCCTGGGCCGCGTTTATGCTCCGGCGCTGCGCAAACGACGCCGGGGCCGGCGCCTGGAGTTTCACCCCCGAGGCGCTACGCACGCTGGAGGCCCAGCGCTGGCCGGGCAACCTGCGCGAGCTCGACAACGTGGTGCGCCGTGCGTTCATCATCGCCCGCAGCCGTCCGGAGCCCGAGGGCGCTCACACCATCCCACCAGGCGTCGTCGAGCGCGCCCTCTCGCTGGGAGGGCGCCCCGAACGCACCTCCATCAGCGCCCCCCTGGAGCAGGCCGCGCGCGCCTTTATCCACCTGGCGCTGCGCGCCCGCGAGAGGGGCATGCCCGCCGGCGGTCTCGACCTCGATCTGAGCGAAGCCTTCTCGGCCTATATCATTGAGCAGGCCGTCGCCTGGACCGACGACAAAGCCGAGGCCTTCTGCCTCCTGGGCT
- a CDS encoding LamG-like jellyroll fold domain-containing protein has protein sequence MTETPGAGPSSNAWGVTLTEPVIVNLQNKLVAFAREKDTICDTIYFQVLDPGEAAENDEPPQWNGWYRYGFSQSAREVIHGQRLPNAARRELRLAGMDLLTLEAESVEASPADATFQIVVIDRYMLIFRPSTSGTLYVDQLMLSTSKVEGVDHKEESRYALSPAWEVRFQRSGVRDVPAGDTDTRGALDPAGSPFLTPTLELIGVQGAEHGHFAVARVPTENNELFSWYVAVASTQGVQLFFFEESDGLDVDLGQKPFVLPLLQPTLAGSEVALTPEELAPTLAFWAEQEPVVGDGGIPVEVQRAGRLMLAFGAGAPGLEPCMVVYDFGLTIEGRIAALPAEDQAVVLIDGTFDAASHTFTPDHDSPAFPTPEQLPATVSVVDGLMVSKVALGQVKAQRDPLLWVGEDGLLHLYHAGPNPDPEQVLDTWGALNPDLPQAMVAQFDTRTSRTLIALDWDHPTSTEQPAGAVYMISRISGPLMEGAQISVEDVAGHSDLCDLRITYPVELGWSNERWQGVPREVSAFHATVNGRATDDAADPAALSGARVFYDYNGDQPLVRLPLLRLNGLGWGGEVNDPRLNPVASFVTTRSELALGRVTFEEQGDSLQRRRATLHLGSESTPITLVWPDLPQHAGAYQDIFSGAADSGVYDYVPGPGTTLLFALETDTNALPASVLFIPKPDAGDLSGMTIAVARASAGSDRLDVSFTLGENTTLVEGLPAEVHAFVEALGQNADFAALKLAINSQGAGGRVRPTSAPRPRLDLRGCATLFDLLMPELNASSVTLQSGEHSAVTQGHIYEGDFALTEMIGFYADGPTPDDGAPAFVKNTAAALKRHTTRGMLGLVEASDPAHGGRWLRKTPNIALAFESTESMSVPVHTGQDPIPRALALAPQHAWTLEGWIRPEGSAMRRLVTFHQEKDLPAGAPEADYRVNLAGADVLSFASYDKQPDTQDSSFFMSGTSENADFTPTSDFTWEFWVKPDDRPAPAGSGSHPPLGGVVQIQHPGVGDLLAIGLDSGRHLVVRSQNSDFEFNPDVRTPSPLPMGSDGASSWNHVAVVGRRNPTSGTWQLTVVVDGILMVESPELEFMDTAGSYMILGRNDDQGASVFGELFDVRYWGRARSISEIRAEWFRSLTGNEDALLGAWPLAALETRDGMEYVRNIARKTGEFWDCELTESSDQAVDMVPDNAKLSLIASVAGLPAQEAAGVVISGRWNHIALTLQKGGALELNPPDRFALERYDWAECTDVEFEPGLAFALDTWVVMPEPISAKATILSQWASDLSPEDQSYKLEVDTEGNLVFTVVVTQTMSGERHKVSITSSGVNMLDGKTHHVAARYRSVDASQDDDLKGVAELELYVDGVNGGSAPIQVGRDTKTLSDVTTVPVQGSTSSVTLGRAYVPPTERDFTAGQNFFRGTVGRLRFWSAWEDTRQIFSEQYPRDNMPTRPRTLTAEWNFHEQEGRVAADIISGSDFTLNTSAPWAAMRATSEVKFVINGANVGLLIKPDASPANTETAQFALGRPVNQSEQGFKGAFGRLSLWSRVMTPTELASRRFSPLVGDEVGLLAGWDFAQREGLDITGGGNNADPIPGAARFSEQPVPISNEGGAIRNVYGETVSFYHRSATGRFGVGAYAMSEQTETGPRSALHRSVMLDANSSPLEPLYLGELQLTYIGQVQTEPTLIGYIEGAPPVPSENLTRPYYLSPGGGPFMKYLDTTKVTLSRAESESISFKSSTTRSVFLDVSAQLGPYWSYELGTLKGFIIDKAVSAETSVLFQGTVNWKSGREEAEGLSAQWNRTTEDTQGVTGDWEPFEPNPENYLNPEVGRRFEVSNVGYALVESLTADMYAMTYRPTGAAVGTIVLPNPAIPPDQNILIFPIRDGYTHAGSLDGRIGLVDDPRRGGDPPGRASYFKPVQAYALASRIEERAQQARAKMLEIDITTRGRTSRTDLSDVAARMPVNFDVEPAEERSIAMPAQGIVNRYVWSADGGLHAESMSYAASSSKVYSGFNQIGGGGGIAVSFQAPVVKGGFDLMAGGHVEVSMERDHSLSQGMSLNVSVDGEGYLRAWDPSGTPDYGSAPGAYREGTAPGKVHMYRFMSYYLPPERKNATDFQSIVDSEWLQLSNDPTARAMREINLNNPVWRVLHRVTYVHREPPKTASRPVTSAVDTARLPHNLEGNEDLLMLIQEQLGQNDAPTPIEVGQAVSAVINPPRVDGSYPDSVLEGIVPWWRTFLDQARPDADGKIPNKAAARQLDTLMRRVVDYCLNGYASGALPLPPAPQGGPEGRQSLHSQARSAGAPREVEGLV, from the coding sequence ATGACTGAGACACCTGGAGCTGGACCTTCTTCAAACGCCTGGGGCGTTACTCTGACCGAGCCGGTCATTGTGAACCTGCAGAATAAACTCGTGGCCTTTGCCCGCGAGAAAGACACCATCTGCGACACGATCTACTTTCAGGTGCTCGACCCGGGAGAGGCGGCCGAGAACGACGAGCCACCGCAGTGGAACGGCTGGTATCGCTACGGGTTCTCGCAGAGCGCCCGCGAGGTGATTCACGGGCAGCGCTTGCCCAACGCCGCGCGCCGGGAGCTGCGTCTGGCGGGCATGGACCTGCTTACCCTGGAAGCGGAGAGCGTGGAGGCCAGCCCGGCCGACGCCACATTTCAGATCGTGGTGATCGACCGCTACATGCTGATCTTTCGCCCCTCCACCTCGGGCACCCTCTATGTGGATCAGCTCATGCTCTCGACCAGCAAAGTGGAGGGCGTCGACCATAAAGAGGAGAGCCGCTACGCGCTCAGCCCGGCCTGGGAGGTGCGTTTTCAGCGCAGCGGCGTGCGCGATGTGCCCGCCGGCGACACCGACACCCGCGGGGCGCTCGACCCGGCCGGCTCGCCATTTTTGACCCCGACTCTGGAGCTTATCGGGGTGCAGGGAGCCGAGCATGGCCACTTCGCTGTGGCGCGGGTGCCCACCGAGAATAATGAGCTCTTTAGCTGGTATGTGGCCGTGGCCAGCACGCAGGGCGTGCAGCTCTTCTTCTTTGAGGAGAGCGACGGCCTTGATGTGGATCTGGGGCAGAAGCCCTTTGTGTTGCCCTTGCTGCAACCCACCCTGGCGGGCAGCGAGGTGGCGCTTACCCCCGAAGAGCTCGCCCCCACGTTGGCCTTCTGGGCGGAGCAGGAGCCGGTGGTCGGCGATGGGGGGATCCCGGTGGAGGTGCAGCGTGCCGGGCGTCTGATGCTGGCCTTTGGCGCCGGCGCCCCGGGCCTGGAGCCCTGCATGGTCGTCTATGACTTCGGGCTCACCATCGAGGGGCGCATCGCCGCGCTCCCGGCCGAAGATCAGGCCGTGGTCCTGATCGACGGCACCTTCGACGCCGCCTCCCACACCTTCACCCCCGATCACGACTCGCCGGCGTTTCCCACCCCCGAGCAGCTCCCCGCCACGGTGAGCGTGGTCGACGGGCTGATGGTCAGCAAGGTCGCGCTCGGTCAGGTTAAGGCCCAGCGCGATCCGCTGCTCTGGGTGGGCGAGGATGGGCTTTTGCACCTTTACCACGCCGGACCCAACCCCGACCCGGAGCAGGTGCTCGATACCTGGGGGGCGCTCAATCCCGATCTTCCCCAGGCGATGGTGGCGCAGTTTGATACGCGCACCAGCCGCACCCTCATCGCGCTGGACTGGGATCATCCCACCTCCACCGAGCAGCCCGCGGGTGCGGTCTACATGATTTCGCGCATCAGCGGCCCCCTGATGGAGGGCGCGCAGATCAGCGTGGAGGATGTGGCCGGCCACTCCGACCTCTGCGACCTTCGCATCACCTATCCGGTGGAGCTGGGCTGGTCGAACGAGCGCTGGCAGGGGGTTCCGAGGGAGGTCAGCGCCTTTCACGCCACGGTGAACGGTCGCGCCACCGATGATGCCGCCGACCCGGCAGCGCTCTCCGGGGCGCGGGTTTTTTATGACTACAACGGCGATCAGCCCCTGGTGCGCCTGCCCCTTTTGCGCCTCAACGGCCTGGGGTGGGGCGGAGAGGTCAACGACCCTCGTCTGAACCCGGTGGCGAGTTTTGTGACGACGCGCTCGGAGCTCGCGCTCGGCCGTGTGACCTTTGAAGAGCAGGGCGACTCCCTGCAGCGCCGCCGCGCCACCCTGCACCTTGGCAGTGAGTCCACACCGATCACCCTGGTCTGGCCTGATCTGCCCCAGCACGCCGGCGCCTATCAGGACATCTTCTCCGGGGCGGCCGACAGCGGCGTCTACGACTATGTGCCGGGCCCGGGCACGACCCTGCTCTTTGCGCTGGAGACCGACACCAACGCGCTGCCGGCCAGCGTGCTCTTCATCCCCAAACCCGATGCCGGCGACCTCTCGGGGATGACCATTGCCGTGGCGCGTGCCTCGGCCGGCTCCGATCGCCTCGATGTGAGCTTTACCCTGGGTGAGAATACGACGTTGGTGGAGGGGCTGCCCGCCGAGGTGCACGCCTTTGTGGAGGCGCTGGGGCAAAACGCGGACTTCGCTGCGCTCAAGCTCGCGATCAACAGCCAGGGCGCCGGCGGTCGGGTGCGACCGACCTCGGCGCCGCGCCCGCGCCTCGACCTGCGGGGCTGCGCGACCCTCTTCGACCTGCTGATGCCCGAGCTCAACGCCTCCAGCGTTACCCTTCAAAGCGGGGAGCACTCGGCCGTGACGCAGGGGCATATCTATGAGGGGGATTTCGCGCTGACCGAGATGATCGGGTTTTATGCCGATGGCCCCACCCCGGACGATGGCGCGCCGGCCTTTGTGAAAAACACGGCGGCGGCGCTCAAACGCCACACCACCCGCGGGATGCTCGGGCTGGTCGAGGCCTCCGACCCGGCCCACGGCGGGCGCTGGCTGCGCAAGACGCCCAACATCGCGCTGGCCTTCGAGTCGACCGAGAGCATGAGCGTCCCGGTCCACACCGGACAGGACCCGATTCCCCGCGCCCTCGCGCTCGCCCCGCAACACGCCTGGACTCTGGAGGGCTGGATCAGGCCCGAAGGCAGCGCCATGCGGCGGCTGGTGACCTTCCATCAGGAAAAAGACCTCCCGGCCGGTGCCCCCGAGGCCGACTACCGCGTGAACCTGGCCGGGGCTGACGTGCTCAGTTTCGCGTCGTACGACAAGCAGCCCGACACCCAGGACTCCTCCTTCTTTATGTCGGGCACCAGCGAGAACGCCGACTTTACGCCCACCAGCGACTTCACCTGGGAGTTCTGGGTCAAGCCCGACGACCGGCCCGCGCCGGCCGGCAGCGGCAGCCACCCGCCCCTGGGCGGCGTGGTGCAGATTCAGCACCCGGGCGTCGGAGACCTCCTGGCCATCGGTCTCGATAGCGGGCGCCATCTTGTGGTGCGCTCGCAGAACTCCGACTTTGAGTTCAACCCCGACGTGCGCACCCCCAGCCCGCTGCCGATGGGCAGCGACGGAGCCAGCTCCTGGAACCATGTCGCGGTGGTGGGTCGACGTAACCCCACCTCCGGGACGTGGCAGCTGACCGTGGTTGTCGACGGCATCCTGATGGTCGAGTCCCCCGAGCTGGAGTTTATGGACACGGCGGGCTCCTACATGATCCTGGGGCGCAACGACGACCAGGGCGCCAGCGTCTTCGGCGAGCTCTTTGATGTGCGCTACTGGGGTCGTGCGCGCAGCATCAGTGAGATTCGTGCCGAGTGGTTCCGAAGCCTCACCGGGAATGAGGACGCACTTCTCGGCGCCTGGCCCCTGGCGGCCCTGGAGACCCGTGATGGCATGGAGTATGTGCGTAATATCGCTCGGAAAACCGGCGAGTTTTGGGACTGTGAGCTGACCGAATCGTCGGACCAGGCGGTGGATATGGTCCCCGATAACGCCAAGCTCTCGCTGATCGCCAGCGTGGCTGGCCTGCCGGCGCAAGAGGCCGCCGGGGTGGTCATCAGCGGGCGCTGGAACCATATCGCGCTCACCTTGCAGAAGGGCGGGGCGCTGGAGCTCAACCCGCCGGATCGCTTTGCCCTGGAGCGCTACGACTGGGCCGAATGCACCGATGTGGAGTTTGAGCCCGGGCTGGCCTTTGCGCTCGATACCTGGGTGGTGATGCCCGAGCCGATCTCGGCCAAAGCGACGATCCTCTCGCAGTGGGCCTCCGATCTCAGCCCGGAGGATCAGTCCTACAAACTGGAGGTCGACACCGAGGGCAACCTCGTCTTCACCGTGGTCGTCACTCAGACCATGAGTGGCGAGCGCCACAAGGTCAGCATCACCAGCTCGGGCGTCAACATGCTCGATGGCAAGACCCACCACGTGGCGGCACGCTACCGCAGCGTCGACGCCTCCCAGGACGATGACCTCAAGGGGGTGGCCGAGCTGGAGCTCTATGTCGACGGCGTCAACGGCGGCAGCGCGCCGATTCAGGTCGGGCGCGATACCAAAACGCTCAGCGACGTGACCACCGTGCCGGTGCAGGGCTCCACCAGCTCGGTGACCCTGGGACGGGCGTATGTACCGCCCACCGAGCGCGACTTCACCGCCGGGCAGAATTTCTTCCGGGGGACGGTCGGTCGGCTGCGCTTCTGGAGCGCCTGGGAGGACACCCGCCAGATCTTCTCCGAGCAGTACCCCCGCGACAACATGCCGACGCGACCCCGTACGCTCACCGCCGAGTGGAACTTCCACGAGCAGGAGGGGCGCGTGGCCGCGGACATCATCAGCGGCAGCGACTTCACGCTGAACACCTCCGCACCCTGGGCGGCGATGCGGGCGACCAGCGAGGTGAAGTTTGTGATCAACGGCGCCAACGTCGGCCTGCTGATCAAACCCGACGCCTCGCCAGCGAACACCGAGACGGCGCAGTTCGCGCTGGGACGCCCGGTGAATCAGTCCGAGCAGGGCTTTAAGGGCGCGTTTGGCCGCCTCTCCCTCTGGAGTCGGGTGATGACCCCCACCGAGCTCGCTTCGCGGCGCTTCTCCCCGCTGGTCGGCGATGAAGTGGGGCTTCTGGCGGGCTGGGATTTTGCGCAGCGCGAGGGTCTGGATATCACCGGCGGTGGCAACAACGCCGACCCCATCCCCGGGGCCGCGCGCTTCTCGGAGCAGCCGGTGCCCATCTCCAACGAGGGCGGCGCGATTCGCAACGTCTACGGCGAAACGGTGAGCTTCTACCATCGCTCGGCCACCGGACGCTTCGGCGTGGGCGCCTATGCGATGAGCGAGCAGACCGAGACCGGACCGCGCTCGGCGCTTCACCGCTCGGTGATGCTCGACGCCAACAGCTCCCCGCTCGAGCCCCTCTACCTTGGCGAGCTGCAGCTGACCTACATCGGCCAGGTGCAGACCGAGCCCACGCTGATCGGCTACATCGAGGGCGCCCCGCCGGTGCCCTCCGAGAACCTCACTCGCCCCTACTACCTCTCGCCGGGCGGTGGTCCCTTCATGAAGTATCTGGACACCACCAAAGTGACGCTCTCGCGGGCGGAGTCGGAGTCGATCTCCTTTAAGTCGTCCACCACGCGCTCGGTCTTTCTGGATGTGAGCGCGCAGTTGGGCCCCTACTGGTCCTATGAGCTGGGAACACTCAAAGGGTTTATCATAGATAAAGCCGTCTCTGCGGAGACCTCTGTGCTCTTCCAGGGAACCGTGAACTGGAAGTCCGGACGCGAGGAGGCTGAGGGGCTTTCTGCACAGTGGAATCGCACCACGGAGGATACCCAGGGCGTCACCGGCGACTGGGAGCCCTTTGAGCCAAATCCCGAGAACTACCTCAACCCCGAGGTGGGCCGCAGGTTTGAGGTCAGCAACGTGGGCTACGCGCTGGTGGAGTCGCTCACCGCCGATATGTACGCGATGACCTACCGACCCACCGGGGCGGCTGTGGGTACGATCGTGCTTCCCAACCCGGCGATTCCGCCGGATCAGAACATCCTGATCTTCCCGATCCGCGACGGCTACACGCACGCCGGCTCGCTTGATGGGCGCATCGGTCTTGTGGACGACCCCCGTCGTGGCGGCGACCCGCCCGGGCGCGCCAGCTACTTCAAACCGGTGCAGGCCTACGCGCTCGCCAGTCGCATTGAGGAGCGTGCTCAGCAGGCCCGTGCGAAGATGCTGGAGATCGACATCACGACACGTGGGCGCACCTCCCGCACCGATCTCAGCGATGTGGCCGCCCGCATGCCGGTAAACTTCGACGTTGAGCCCGCCGAAGAGCGCTCCATTGCCATGCCTGCCCAGGGTATCGTCAACCGCTATGTCTGGTCGGCCGACGGGGGACTTCACGCTGAGTCGATGTCCTACGCTGCAAGCTCCTCGAAGGTGTACAGCGGGTTTAATCAGATCGGGGGTGGCGGAGGCATCGCGGTGTCTTTTCAGGCCCCGGTGGTCAAAGGTGGGTTTGATTTGATGGCCGGTGGCCATGTTGAGGTTTCGATGGAGCGAGACCACTCCCTCTCACAGGGCATGAGCCTCAACGTCTCGGTCGATGGCGAGGGCTACCTGCGCGCCTGGGACCCGAGCGGCACCCCCGACTACGGCAGCGCCCCGGGCGCCTACCGCGAGGGCACCGCGCCGGGCAAAGTGCATATGTACCGCTTCATGTCCTACTACCTGCCCCCGGAGCGCAAAAACGCCACCGATTTCCAGTCGATCGTCGACAGCGAGTGGCTGCAGCTCTCCAACGACCCCACCGCCCGGGCGATGCGCGAGATCAATCTCAATAACCCCGTCTGGCGCGTGCTCCACCGCGTCACCTACGTCCACCGTGAGCCGCCCAAGACCGCCTCTCGCCCCGTCACCTCGGCGGTCGACACCGCCCGGCTGCCCCATAACCTGGAGGGCAACGAAGACCTGCTGATGCTGATCCAGGAGCAGCTCGGCCAGAACGACGCCCCCACCCCCATTGAGGTCGGGCAGGCGGTGAGCGCGGTCATCAACCCGCCGCGTGTCGATGGCAGCTACCCCGACTCGGTGCTCGAAGGCATCGTTCCCTGGTGGCGCACCTTCCTCGACCAGGCTCGCCCCGATGCCGATGGAAAAATCCCCAACAAAGCGGCTGCCCGCCAGCTCGATACGCTGATGCGCCGGGTGGTCGACTACTGCCTCAATGGTTACGCCAGCGGTGCGCTGCCTCTGCCGCCGGCACCTCAAGGCGGCCCGGAGGGGCGGCAGTCGTTGCATAGCCAGGCCCGGAGCGCCGGGGCGCCTCGGGAGGTGGAGGGGCTGGTGTAA